One window from the genome of Anopheles merus strain MAF chromosome 3R, AmerM5.1, whole genome shotgun sequence encodes:
- the LOC121596021 gene encoding multidrug resistance-associated protein 1-like isoform X1, with protein MTFEDFCGGPFWDDEFVWDVDNPNLTFCFQRVILQWVPCLFLFVFSIYDIFKITESKYRDIPWNWYNLSKMLVIFLLMCMCWIDLGMVVGYQDEQGLYDVQILTAVFNALAYIDLLVLLFFMRKYGVRTSGTMFMFWFLRMFFGIIQLRTEVMENDKRPNAIGSGDTVDFWEYQYVSYILQYSLICLMLVLELFPDKEPSFSYYPKSKNPNPELKSSFFAKLLFLYFDTFAWKGFRKPLTMEEMYDINPQDTSRELVPPFDKYWDMSVANGRKKQIAADKKAGKTNIEYKPHSETNGSSLYAMVRAYGAPFWFAGMLQLAISGLQFASPYLMQEMMAVIALDGPVWKGLLLTFTLFAASLLLALLNGQYYYNTFLSGFRIRTGLVSAIYRKALRISSAAKKDTTVGEIVNLMAVDAQRFFELTSYMHILWSGVLIIALCVYLLYDILGAAVFAGLGVMILITPVSGVIATKMRDAQVAQMKIKDDRVKKMNEILGGIKVLKLYAWEPSFQDNILTVRKEEIGILKRMAYYGAGIYFTFTIAPFLVTLVSFAVYVLMDEENILDPQTAFVSLALFNILRFPLGMLPMMVTFSMQAWVSVKRIDKFLNSAELDPSNVSNNKSDEALTIKDGTFSWGDETPTLKNINLSLRKGQLSAIVGTVGTGKSSLISALLGEMEKISGHVNTDGSIAYVPQQAWIQNATLRDNILFGKAFDQRKYDNVIDCCALRPDLEMLPGGDSTEIGEKGINLSGGQKQRVALARAVYADAEVYLFDDPLSAVDAHVGKHIFEKVIGPSGMLVGKSRLLVTHGISYLPFVENIFVVKDGEISESGSYQQLLDQKGAFAEFLTQHIQELDEADEDEIKLIQETLKDETAQRIVERSLSIRSGRSGGSNSSIRKKRISRQESKASAKKEDPIIQNLDKATLIEKEESATGAVTWAVYKKYVTAIGFQFGFWSVVFSAINQGSGIYSSMWLTDWSEDPEAITDTSVRDMYLGVYGALGGVQSIALFIGSVLLALGCLKAAEESHNKLLESSMHMPMSFFDTTPLGRIINRFSKDVDVVDNILPATIRAWLLMLFSVIGVFVVIGISTPIFLAIVPPLMIIYYFVQRFYIETSRQLKRLESVTRSPIYSHFGESIGGQSTIRAYAQQERFIRESEHRVDYNQLVTYPTILANRWLGVRLEIIGSLVILFAALFAILARDTIGQATVGLSISYALQISNVLSFLVRMTAEVETNIVAIERLEEYTVLPREAEWQKGTVDKAWPVEGKVEFKDYQIRYREGLDLVIRGISLNVRGGEKIGIVGRTGAGKSSLTLGLFRIVEAAGGQIIIDGLDISKMGLHQLRSRLTIIPQDPVLFSGTLRANVDPFKSYSDDQVWKALELSHLKTFVKGLTAGLDHEIAENGENLSVGQRQLVCLARAILRKTKVLILDEATAAVDLETDDLIQVRNKKDFAALIMLIQMILFPQKTIRTEFADCTILTIAHRLNTILDSDRVLVLDKGLVAECDSPQNLLANRDSIFHSMAKNAGIVS; from the exons TGACCTTCGAGGACTTTTGTGGCGGTCCCTTCTGGGACGACGAGTTCGTGTGGGATGTGGACAATCCTAACCTGACGTTCTGCTTCCAGCGCGTCATCCTCCAGTGGGTaccgtgtttgtttttgttcgtgttCTCGATCTACGATATATTCAAGATTACTGAGAGCAAATACCGGGACATACCATGGAATTGGTACAATCTGTCGAAGATGCTAGTGATATTTCTGCTGATGTGCATGTGCTGGATCGATCTCGGCATGGTGGTTGGGTATCAGGATGAGCAAGGCCTGTACGATGTGCAGATCCTGACGGCCGTGTTCAATGCGTTGGCTTAT ATCGACTTACTTGTGTTGCTGTTCTTCATGCGCAAGTACGGCGTGCGTACGTCCGGCACAATGTTCATGTTCTGGTTCTTGCGTATGTTCTTCGGCATCATACAACTGCGCACCGAGGTGATGGAGAACGATAAGCGACCGAACGCGATCGGTTCCGGCGATACGGTAGACTTTTGGGAGTATCAATACGTGAGCTACATCCTCCAGTACTCGCTGATCTGTTTGATGCTCGTGCTGGAGCTGTTCCCCGATAAGGAACCCTCCTTCAGCTACTATCCCAAATCGAAGAATCCAAACCCAGAGCTGAAATCGAGCTTCTTTGCCAAGCTGCTCTTCCTGTACTTCGATACGTTCGCGTGGAAAGGCTTCCGCAAACCCCTCACCATGGAGGAAATGTACGACATCAACCCGCAGGACACTTCGCGCGAGCTAGTCCCCCCGTTCGACAAGTACTGGGACATGAGCGTGGCCAATGGGCGCAAAAAGCAGATCGCAGCCGACAAGAAGGcaggcaaaacaaacatcgAGTACAAACCACACTCCGAAACGAATGGATCCTCCCTGTACGCGATGGTGCGAGCGTACGGTGCGCCATTTTGGTTCGCGGGCATGCTACAGCTAGCGATATCCGGACTTCAGTTCGCCTCGCCTTATCTCATGCA AGAAATGATGGCAGTTATTGCACTGGATGGGCCGGTATGGAAGGGCTTGCTGTTGACGTTTACACTGTTTGCTGCGTCGCTACTGCTGGCACTGCTCAATGGGCAGTACTACTACAACACGTTCCTGAGTGGATTCCGCATACGCACCGGGCTGGTGAGTGCAATCTACCGCAAGGCGCTACGAATTTCGAGTGCAGCGAAGAAAGATACCACGGTGGGTGAGATTGTCAACCTGATGGCGGTCGATGCGCAGCGGTTCTTCGAGCTGACCTCGTACATGCACATCCTCTGGTCGGGTGTGTTGATTATTGCGCTGTGCGTGTACCTGCTGTATGACATTCTTGGGGCGGCCGTGTTTGCTGGACTGGGTGTGATGATACTGATCACACCCGTTTCGGGAGTGATTGCAACAAAGATGCGTGACGCGCAGGTAGCGCAGATGAAGATCAAGGACGATCGTGTGAAGAAGATGAACGAGATTCTTGGGGGCATTAAGGTGCTGAAGCTTTACGCCTGGGAGCCAAGCTTCCAAGATAACATTCTCACTGTTCGCAAGGAGGAAATTGGCATCCTGAAGCGCATGGCTTACTATGGTGCTGGAATCTACTTTACGTTTACGATCGCGCCCTTCCTGGTGACGCTTGTGTCATTCGCTGTGTACGTGCTAATGGACGAGGAGAACATCTTGGACCCACAGACAGCGTTCGTATCTCTTGCTCTCTTCAATATCCTCCGCTTCCCGCTGGGAATGCTGCCCATGATGGTGACATTCTCCATGCAAGCCTGGGTATCGGTGAAGCGTATCGACAAGTTCCTAAACAGTGCAGAGCTTGATCCTAGCAATGTTAGTAATAATAAGAGTGACGAAGCCCTGACCATTAAAGACGGAACGTTCTCGTGGGGCGATGAGACGCCAACACTCAAGAACATCAATCTTTCTTTGCGAAAGGGACAGCTTTCAGCGATCGTCGGTACGGTCGGTACGGGCAAGAGCTCGCTTATATCGGCTCTGCTAGGTGAGATGGAGAAGATCAGCGGCCATGTGAATACGGATGGTTCGATCGCGTACGTTCCTCAGCAAGCGTGGATCCAGAATGCGACGCTGCGTGATAATATTTTGTTCGGAAAGGCATTCGATCAACGGAAATACGATAATGTGATCGATTGTTGTGCCTTGAGACCTGATTTGGAGATGTTGCCCGGTGGAGACTCGACGGAAATTGGTGAGAAGGGCATCAATTTGTCTGGAGGACAGAAACAACGAGTGGCGTTGGCGCGAGCAGTGTATGCCGATGCAGAAGTGTATCTGTTTGACGATCCGTTGAGTGCTGTGGACGCTCATGTAGGCAAGCACATCTTCGAGAAGGTGATTGGACCATCAGGAATGCTTGTAGGCAAGTCACGATTGCTAGTTACTCATGGCATTTCCTATCTGCCGTTTGTGGAGAACATATTCGTCGTGAAGGATGGAGAAATCTCGGAGAGTGGATCATACCA ACAACTTCTCGACCAGAAGGGCGCCTTCGCCGAATTCTTGACCCAACACATTCAAGAGCTTGACGAAGCCGACGAAGACG AAATTAAGCTAATCCAAGAAACACTTAAGGATGAAACAGCCCAACGTATCGTGGAGCGATCACTTTCCATCAGATCGGGACGTTCCGGTGGCAGTAACAGTAGCATTCGTAAGAAACGTATCAGCCGACAAGAGTCCAAAGCCAGCGCCAAAAAGGAAGACCCCATCATACAGAACCTGGACAAGGCTACACTGATCGAAAAGGAAGAATCTGCAACGGGTGCTGTGACGTGGGCTGTCTATAAGAAATACGTCACCGCCATCGGATTCCAGTTCGGTTTCTGGTCGGTCGTGTTCAGTGCAATCAATCAAGGCAGTGGCATCTACTCCAGCATGTGGCTTACCGATTGGTCGGAAGATCCGGAAGCAATTACGGACACCTCGGTGCGGGACATGTATCTCGGCGTGTACGGAGCGTTGGGTGGCGTTCAATCGATCGCACTATTCATTGGATCGGTGTTGCTCGCTTTGGGATGTTTGAAAGCAGCCGAAGAGTCGCACAACAAGCTACTCGAAAGCTCCATGCACATGCCTATGTCGTTCTTCGACACGACACCGCTCGGTCGTATTATTAACCGTTTCTCGAAGGATGTGGACGTGGTGGACAACATCTTGCCGGCAACGATTCGTGCCtggctgctgatgttgttCAGTGTGatcggtgtgtttgtggtgatCGGTATCTCAACGCCGATCTTTCTTGCCATCGTTCCGCCGCTGATGATCATCTACTATTTCGTGCAGCGATTCTACATTGAAACGTCTCGCCAGCTGAAGCGATTGGAATCTGTGACGCGTAGTCCGATCTATTCACACTTTGGGGAGAGTATTGGTGGACAGTCGACGATTCGTGCCTACGCACAGCAGGAACGGTTCATCAGGGAGTCCGAGCATCGTGTGGATTACAATCAGCTAGTGACTTATCCAACGATTCTAGCCAACCGTTGGTTGGGTGTACGATTGGAAATAATTGGCAGCTTGGTGATCCTGTTTGCGGCTCTGTTTGCCATCCTGGCTCGAGACACTATTGGCCAGGCTACAGTTGGACTGTCGATCAGTTACGCGCTACAGATTTCCAATGTGTTAAGTTTCCTGGTGCGTATGACGGCTGAAGTGGAGACGAACATTGTTGCTATTGAGCGATTGGAGGAGTACACGGTTCTTCCACGAGAGGCTGAGTGGCAGAAGGGTACGGTGGATAAGGCATGGCCAGTGGAAGGAAAGGTCGAGTTCAAGGACTATCAGATCCGGTACCGCGAGGGACTTGATCTGGTCATTCGAGGCATCTCGCTCAACGTTCGAGGAGGAGAGAAGATCGGTATCGTTGGTCGTACCGGAGCAGGAAAGTCCAGTCTTACACTTGGTCTCTTCAG AATTGTTGAAGCGGCCGGTGGACAAATCATCATCGACGGACTCGACATCTCCAAAATGGGACTTCATCAGCTCCGTAGTCGACTGACCATCATCCCACAAGATCCGGTGTTGTTCTCCGGTACTCTCCGAGCAAATGTGGATCCTTTCAAGAGCTACAGCGATGACCAGGTGTGGAAGGCTCTAGAGTTGTCTCATCTGAAGACGTTTGTGAAGGGATTGACTGCCGGACTCGATCATGAGATTGCGGAGAACGGAGAGAACCTCTCGGTCGGCCAGCGACAACTAGTTTGCTTAGCCAGAGCTATCCTGCGCAAGACAAAGGTGTTGATCTTGGACGAGGCTACAGCGGCGGTGGATCTGGAAACGGATGACTTGATTCAggtaagaaacaaaaaagacttTGCTGCTCTCATAATGCTCATTCAAATGATATTATTTCCACAGAAAACAATCCGTACGGAGTTCGCCGACTGTACGATCCTCACAATCGCTCATCGCTTGAACACGATCCTTGACTCAGATCGAGTGCTGGTGCTCGACAAGGGACTGGTAGCGGAGTGTGACTCACCACAGAACCTGCTCGCAAACCGAGATTCCATATTCCACAGTATGGCAAAGAACGCCGGTATCGTTAGCTAA